The Girardinichthys multiradiatus isolate DD_20200921_A chromosome 6, DD_fGirMul_XY1, whole genome shotgun sequence genome window below encodes:
- the LOC124870409 gene encoding semaphorin-6B-like isoform X3, with product MCAAAMATMTPPLALLLLLLQLADGSFPEEPGPLSYVPVEVMRRYPVFLGRAHRSAPRQELHIQTVLQVNRTLYIGARDDLYRVELDNLAGEEMFYSKKRTWESNKNDIRVCRMKGKHEGECRNFIKVLLSEPDGLFVCGTNAFNPLCANYTRDTLEMAGEPVSGMARCPYDPRHANVALFADGSLFTGTVTDFLAIDAVIYRSLGDSPALRTVKHDSKWFREPYFVSAMEWGPHIYFFFREMAMEFHHLEKVMVSRVARVCKSDLGGSQRVLEKQWTTFLKARLNCSIPGDSHFYFNLLHATSNIIHMQGRDVILGLFSTPPNSIPGSAVCVFDMQQLAHVFEGRFKEQKSPESIWTPVPDEAVPKPRPGGCAVQGSRFSTSTTLPDEVLNFVKTHPLMDETVPLLGHRPWVVKTMGRYQLTAMVVDTEAGPNKNRTVLFLGSTRGTILKFLIISGGDSVSHSSVFLEEVEGFNPEKCGEDSPQARQLLSLTLDRTSHTLLLAFPSCLVRLPTSRCHLHSRCMKSCLASRDPYCGWTRGSTCSFLRPGTRIPFQQDVEYGNTTSHLGDCDGILQQSLLIEPESLVSLNLLVASAVSAFTIGAALSGLAVCWIMAHKPANRRHGGSSQSSIQRRERGLLSNSGGMAGSVLSVTRQGGGERSCSQGGETLFVMPNGWVKSGELDPGFLPTPEHTPQQKRRGLRLSDSNSGGWDTSQTYLGGGSVGLGSPCRMPPSVYLTTRLFQQGGGGRHGGEGRGNDTPRQHYVCLSKQEKGGKGTPRAPVRKSAGEYVYPMTPQDSPERRRVVSAPSAPIEYSEPLPLRWPAPEGYILSSHGMVPVPLPPPTMPPPGGQTYMSQQHTPCLSRALLRGALERGELGELVDLSQLMSKKNCSDRTQAGQ from the exons AGATGACTTGTACAGAGTGGAGCTGGACAACCTGGCAGGCGAAGAGATGTTTTACAGCAAG AAAAGGACGTGGGAGTCCAACAAGAATGACATTCGGGTGTGTCGGATGAAGGGCAAACATGAG GGAGAGTGTCGCAATTTCATCAAGGTCTTGCTCAGCGAGCCCGATGGCCTGTTTGTATGTGGAACAAACGCCTTCAACCCTCTGTGTGCCAACTACACT CGAGACACTCTAGAAATGGCAGGAGAACCAGTGAGTGGGATGGCCCGGTGTCCATATGATCCCCGACACGCTAATGTGGCGTTATTTGCAG ATGGTAGCCTTTTTACCGGCACTGTGACAGATTTTCTGGCCATCGACGCAGTGATCTATCGTAGCCTCGGCGACAGCCCAGCTCTCCGCACAGTGAAGCACGACTCTAAATGGTTCAGAG agcCCTACTTTGTAAGTGCCATGGAGTGGGGTCctcatatttatttcttcttcagagAGATGGCGATGGAGTTTCATCATCTAGAGAAG GTTATGGTATCCCGAGTGGCACGTGTGTGTAAATCAGACTTGGGTGGCTCTCAGCGTGTCCTCGAGAAGCAGTGGACCACATTCCTAAAAGCACGTCTCAACTGCTCCATCCCAGGAGACTCCCATTTTTACTTCaacctcctacatgccacaagCAACATCATCCATATGCAGGGGCGGGACGTAATCCTGGGACTCTTTTCCACACCACCAAACAG CATCCCAGGCTCTGCAGTTTGTGTCTTCGACATGCAGCAGCTCGCTCATGTTTTTGAGGGCCGATTTAAGGAGCAAAAATCCCCAGAGTCTATTTGGACACCTGTACCAGATGAGGCAGTGCCTAAACCAAG GCCTGGTGGGTGTGCAGTACAGGGATCCAGATTTAGCACCTCAACAACATTGCCAGATGAGGTCCTGAACTTTGTGAAGACCCATCCACTAATGGACGAGACTGTGCCTCTCTTGGGACATAGACCTTGGGTGGTAAAGACTATGGGAAG GTACCAGTTGACAGCCATGGTGGTAGACACAGAAGCTGGCCCCAACAAGAACCGCACTGTCTTGTTCCTGGGCTCTACCCGAGGGACCATCCTCAAGTTCCTAATAATTTCTGGTGGAGATTCAGTCTCCCACAGTAGTGTGTTtttggaggaggtggagggatTCAATCCAGAGAA GTGTGGTGAAGACTCCCCTCAGGCCCGTCAGCTCTTGTCCCTGACATTGGACCGAACCAGCCACACTCTGCTGCTGGCCTTCCCCTCCTGTCTGGTCCGATTGCCCACATCGCGCTGCCACCTGCATTCTCGCTGCATGAA GAGCTGTCTTGCCTCAAGAGATCCATACTGTGGGTGGACCAGAGGCAGTACCTGCTCCTTTCTGAGACCAGGGACAAG AATCCCCTTTCAGCAAGATGTGGAATATGGAAACACTACCTCCCATCTAGGAGACTGTGATG GAATTCTGCAGCAGAGTTTGCTGATTGAACCAGAGAGCCTGGTATCCCTCAACCTTCTCGTCGCGTCTGCAGTCTCAGCCTTCACCATTGGGGCAGCTCTCTCCGGGCTTGCCGTTTGCTGGATCATGGCCCACAAACCTGCCAACCGTCGCCACGGCGGCAGCTCCCAGTCCTCAATCCAGCGCCGGGAGAGGGGTCTGCTGAGTAACTCGGGCGGGATGGCTGGGTCTGTGCTGAGTGTCACGAGGCAGGGAGGTGGGGAGCGCTCGTGCTCGCAGGGTGGGGAGACCCTGTTCGTCATGCCCAACGGCTGGGTGAAATCAGGAGAGCTCGACCCAGGGTTCCTTCCCACTCCTGAACACACGCCGCAGCAGAAACGTAGAGGCCTACGACTGTCTGACTCCAACTCTGGAGGCTGGGATACTAGCCAGACATACCTGGGTGGAGGGTCTGTGGGTCTGGGCTCGCCCTGCCGCATGCCCCCATCTGTCTACCTGACCACTAGACTCTTTCAGCAGGGTGGAGGGGGGAGACATGGCGGTGAGGGACGGGGGAACGACACACCACGCCAGCACTATGTCTGCTTAAGCAAACAAGAAAAAGGAGGCAAGGGTACACCAAGAGCCCCTGTCAGGAAGTCTGCAGGAGAATATGTCTACCCCATGACCCCCCAGGACTCTCCCGAGCGCCGGAGGGTGGTTTCAGCACCCAGTGCCCCCATTGAGTACAGCGAGCCGCTGCCCTTGCGTTGGCCAGCCCCGGAAGGTTACATCCTCAGCAGTCATGGGATGGTCCCCGTCCCTCTGCCACCACCAACAATGCCCCCTCCCGGTGGTCAAACATACATGTCCCAGCAACACACACCTTGCCTAAGCAGGGCTCTGCTGAGAGGGGCTCTGGAGCGGGGAGAGCTGGGGGAGCTGGTGGATCTCAGCCAGCTGATGAGTAAGAAAAACTGCAGTGATAGGACTCAGGCAggccagtga
- the LOC124870409 gene encoding semaphorin-6B-like isoform X2, translating to MTCMCAAAMATMTPPLALLLLLLQLADGSFPEEPGPLSYVPVEVMRRYPVFLGRAHRSAPRQELHIQTVLQVNRTLYIGARDDLYRVELDNLAGEEMFYSKKRTWESNKNDIRVCRMKGKHEGECRNFIKVLLSEPDGLFVCGTNAFNPLCANYTRDTLEMAGEPVSGMARCPYDPRHANVALFADGSLFTGTVTDFLAIDAVIYRSLGDSPALRTVKHDSKWFREPYFVSAMEWGPHIYFFFREMAMEFHHLEKVMVSRVARVCKSDLGGSQRVLEKQWTTFLKARLNCSIPGDSHFYFNLLHATSNIIHMQGRDVILGLFSTPPNSIPGSAVCVFDMQQLAHVFEGRFKEQKSPESIWTPVPDEAVPKPRPGGCAVQGSRFSTSTTLPDEVLNFVKTHPLMDETVPLLGHRPWVVKTMGRYQLTAMVVDTEAGPNKNRTVLFLGSTRGTILKFLIISGGDSVSHSSVFLEEVEGFNPEKCGEDSPQARQLLSLTLDRTSHTLLLAFPSCLVRLPTSRCHLHSRCMKSCLASRDPYCGWTRGSTCSFLRPGTRIPFQQDVEYGNTTSHLGDCDGILQQSLLIEPESLVSLNLLVASAVSAFTIGAALSGLAVCWIMAHKPANRRHGGSSQSSIQRRERGLLSNSGGMAGSVLSVTRQGGGERSCSQGGETLFVMPNGWVKSGELDPGFLPTPEHTPQQKRRGLRLSDSNSGGWDTSQTYLGGGSVGLGSPCRMPPSVYLTTRLFQQGGGGRHGGEGRGNDTPRQHYVCLSKQEKGGKGTPRAPVRKSAGEYVYPMTPQDSPERRRVVSAPSAPIEYSEPLPLRWPAPEGYILSSHGMVPVPLPPPTMPPPGGQTYMSQQHTPCLSRALLRGALERGELGELVDLSQLMSKKNCSDRTQAGQ from the exons AGATGACTTGTACAGAGTGGAGCTGGACAACCTGGCAGGCGAAGAGATGTTTTACAGCAAG AAAAGGACGTGGGAGTCCAACAAGAATGACATTCGGGTGTGTCGGATGAAGGGCAAACATGAG GGAGAGTGTCGCAATTTCATCAAGGTCTTGCTCAGCGAGCCCGATGGCCTGTTTGTATGTGGAACAAACGCCTTCAACCCTCTGTGTGCCAACTACACT CGAGACACTCTAGAAATGGCAGGAGAACCAGTGAGTGGGATGGCCCGGTGTCCATATGATCCCCGACACGCTAATGTGGCGTTATTTGCAG ATGGTAGCCTTTTTACCGGCACTGTGACAGATTTTCTGGCCATCGACGCAGTGATCTATCGTAGCCTCGGCGACAGCCCAGCTCTCCGCACAGTGAAGCACGACTCTAAATGGTTCAGAG agcCCTACTTTGTAAGTGCCATGGAGTGGGGTCctcatatttatttcttcttcagagAGATGGCGATGGAGTTTCATCATCTAGAGAAG GTTATGGTATCCCGAGTGGCACGTGTGTGTAAATCAGACTTGGGTGGCTCTCAGCGTGTCCTCGAGAAGCAGTGGACCACATTCCTAAAAGCACGTCTCAACTGCTCCATCCCAGGAGACTCCCATTTTTACTTCaacctcctacatgccacaagCAACATCATCCATATGCAGGGGCGGGACGTAATCCTGGGACTCTTTTCCACACCACCAAACAG CATCCCAGGCTCTGCAGTTTGTGTCTTCGACATGCAGCAGCTCGCTCATGTTTTTGAGGGCCGATTTAAGGAGCAAAAATCCCCAGAGTCTATTTGGACACCTGTACCAGATGAGGCAGTGCCTAAACCAAG GCCTGGTGGGTGTGCAGTACAGGGATCCAGATTTAGCACCTCAACAACATTGCCAGATGAGGTCCTGAACTTTGTGAAGACCCATCCACTAATGGACGAGACTGTGCCTCTCTTGGGACATAGACCTTGGGTGGTAAAGACTATGGGAAG GTACCAGTTGACAGCCATGGTGGTAGACACAGAAGCTGGCCCCAACAAGAACCGCACTGTCTTGTTCCTGGGCTCTACCCGAGGGACCATCCTCAAGTTCCTAATAATTTCTGGTGGAGATTCAGTCTCCCACAGTAGTGTGTTtttggaggaggtggagggatTCAATCCAGAGAA GTGTGGTGAAGACTCCCCTCAGGCCCGTCAGCTCTTGTCCCTGACATTGGACCGAACCAGCCACACTCTGCTGCTGGCCTTCCCCTCCTGTCTGGTCCGATTGCCCACATCGCGCTGCCACCTGCATTCTCGCTGCATGAA GAGCTGTCTTGCCTCAAGAGATCCATACTGTGGGTGGACCAGAGGCAGTACCTGCTCCTTTCTGAGACCAGGGACAAG AATCCCCTTTCAGCAAGATGTGGAATATGGAAACACTACCTCCCATCTAGGAGACTGTGATG GAATTCTGCAGCAGAGTTTGCTGATTGAACCAGAGAGCCTGGTATCCCTCAACCTTCTCGTCGCGTCTGCAGTCTCAGCCTTCACCATTGGGGCAGCTCTCTCCGGGCTTGCCGTTTGCTGGATCATGGCCCACAAACCTGCCAACCGTCGCCACGGCGGCAGCTCCCAGTCCTCAATCCAGCGCCGGGAGAGGGGTCTGCTGAGTAACTCGGGCGGGATGGCTGGGTCTGTGCTGAGTGTCACGAGGCAGGGAGGTGGGGAGCGCTCGTGCTCGCAGGGTGGGGAGACCCTGTTCGTCATGCCCAACGGCTGGGTGAAATCAGGAGAGCTCGACCCAGGGTTCCTTCCCACTCCTGAACACACGCCGCAGCAGAAACGTAGAGGCCTACGACTGTCTGACTCCAACTCTGGAGGCTGGGATACTAGCCAGACATACCTGGGTGGAGGGTCTGTGGGTCTGGGCTCGCCCTGCCGCATGCCCCCATCTGTCTACCTGACCACTAGACTCTTTCAGCAGGGTGGAGGGGGGAGACATGGCGGTGAGGGACGGGGGAACGACACACCACGCCAGCACTATGTCTGCTTAAGCAAACAAGAAAAAGGAGGCAAGGGTACACCAAGAGCCCCTGTCAGGAAGTCTGCAGGAGAATATGTCTACCCCATGACCCCCCAGGACTCTCCCGAGCGCCGGAGGGTGGTTTCAGCACCCAGTGCCCCCATTGAGTACAGCGAGCCGCTGCCCTTGCGTTGGCCAGCCCCGGAAGGTTACATCCTCAGCAGTCATGGGATGGTCCCCGTCCCTCTGCCACCACCAACAATGCCCCCTCCCGGTGGTCAAACATACATGTCCCAGCAACACACACCTTGCCTAAGCAGGGCTCTGCTGAGAGGGGCTCTGGAGCGGGGAGAGCTGGGGGAGCTGGTGGATCTCAGCCAGCTGATGAGTAAGAAAAACTGCAGTGATAGGACTCAGGCAggccagtga